ACCACTTACTAATTTTAATATCACATGATTCAATCAAAAGAACCATTAAGCCAGGTCAAAGAAGAAATAATTTATTCTACTCAAACTATGGAGTCAAGAGCATTTGTTGTTGAAGGTGGCCGCAAGTTAAGCGGAGAGATTGTACCACAAGGTGCGAAAAATGAAGCACTGCAGATTTTATGTGCAGTACTGCTGACAGAAGAAAAAGTAACCATCCATAATATCCCAAATATTCTGGATGTGATGAAGCTGATTGAAATTCTTGGAGACTTGGGTGTACAAGTAACAAAACTTGGAGAAGGCTCTTATGAATTTATTGCAGACAATGTAAATATAGAATATCTGGAGTCACCAGAGTTTAACCAAAAAGCGGCAAAGTTAAGAGGTTCAATCATGGTATTGGGACCACTGTTAGCTCGCTATGGTTACGCAAAGGTACCTAAGCCAGGTGGAGATAAAATTGGTCGTAGAAGACTGGACACGCACTTCTTGGGCTTTACCAAATTAGGAGCATCATTTGAATATGATGAAAACGATGCTTTCTACAAGATAGATGCGAGTAGCCTTGAAGGTAAATACATCTTATTAGATGAGCCGTCTGTTACAGGTACTGCCAACGTGATTATGGCAGCCGTTATGGCAAAGGGAGTTACTACGATCTATAATGCAGCTTGTGAGCCTTACATCCAGCAGCTTTGCCGTATGCTGAATCGTATGGGAGCTAATATTGAAGGAGCGGGTTCTAATTTACTTAAGGTAGAAGGTGTTGAAAGATTGGGTGGAACGACTCACACCATGTTGCCTGATATGATCGAGATCGGGTCATTTATCGGTATGGCAGCTATGACTGGTTCAGAGCTGACAATCAAGGATTGCCGTCTGGATCAGTTGGGACAAATTCCTGCCACATTCCAGAAGCTAGGTATCCAGATGGAATTCCGTGGAGATGACATCTATATTCCTGCTCAGGAAAACTATAAGATTGATCGTTTCATTGATGGCTCTATCCTGAACATCGCCGATGGACCTTGGCCAATGTTTACACCAGACCTTTTGAGTATCATCCTTGTATCTGCGATCAAGGCGAAAGGAACAGTATTGGTTCACCAGAAGATGTTTGAAAGCCGTTTGTTCTTCGTGGATAAGCTAATCGATATGGGAGCGCAAATTATCTTGTCAGATCCGCACAGAGCAACTGTGATTGGTTCAAACAATGAGCGTCCACTTCGTGGCATTTCAATGACTTCTCCTGACATCCGTGCTGGTGTGGCACTGCTGATTGCAGCAATGGCAGCAGAAGGAGAGAGTACGATCTACAATATTGAACAGATTGACAGAGGTTACCAGTTTATTGACCAGCGTCTGAATGCGCTTGGAGCCAATATCCGTAGAGTATAATCTGATCAAAATTTATAAAGGTAAAAGCCCTGTATGCTTAAGTATACAGGGCTTTTTTGTTATTATTGTGAGATTATCACCTTCGCGATTCTTCCGTTGCTTCCACAAGCCCAACCTGTCTGACTGTTTTTAGGGAAAGAGATGGCATAGTAGCTTTCCTTATCAGTATTTTTCCATGCTTTGCCTCCATTCTCTGAAATATCTGTTCCATAACGGCTAACCGCAACAACAATGTCGCTGTTAGGAACATACTTCACGGATGATTTATAACCAGCCGTAGCATTTTCTTTCAGTATACTCCAAGTCTTGCCACCATCTTCAGTAATCACAAGAGATTGGTTATTGGCTACACTGTCCTGAAAGTTACCTCCAATGGCAATACCATTCATGCTGTCCTTGAAGTCCATTCCATAGATTCCTTGAGGACCATTACCTTGTAGCATAGGAGTATCATAAGCAGTCCAGTTACTGCCTTTGTCTGAGGAATAGAATACTCTTGCTTTGGCTCCTCCTGTCCCGATCCATACACAACTGTCATTTTGGGCAATGATACCGCTTCCGCTTGCGGCAAACCCAGCTTCCCCTTCAGCAACTACAGGCCCTTCAATTTCACTCCAGTTGTTTCCTCCGTCATTTGTTTGGATCATGAAAAGCTTGCCGTCAATCGGGTCACTGAATGCGATACCACGGTCTTTATCCCAGAAATCCATCCCGTCAAAAAAGACAGCAGGAGATTCATTGTTGTAAGTACGTGTCCAGTTTTTACCGGCATCTGTTGTTTTGTAAACACGACCTGGTGAACCAGCAGAAATAACAATCACTGTTGTATCATTCAGTACCTCTATATCACGGAAATCCAACTTTTCAGTATCTGCAATGCTGTCCACTTCCCAGTTAAGTCCGCCGTCAGCAGTATGAACAAAAGTCCCATTGGAGCCACTTAGCCAAATCACCTTGTCGCTGTAGGCGTGGATTCCACGGAAGGATGCATTGGTTGGCAGTTGGTGCTTTTCCCAAGTCAGCAGAGGTGTATCTGTTGCTTGTTCAGTTGTAGTATTTGAGTTATTGCAAGCCGTAAGAAAGCCCAACCCTAAAATGAAATATAAGTATTTCATAGAAAAAATTAAAAAGTTTGGAAGTCAGTTTAAACCTTCTCCATTGCTTGTGGTCTAAGCAACAGAAATCAACTAAAGACACCCAATAAAGAACAAAAACCTTATGAAAGCAAAAGGACTAAAAATCATCGGAGCCGTAGCAGCATTTGTGTTGGTCGCTTTTTCAACACAGGATGTAGCGGCACAGTCAGTGGCAAAAAGGCAAGTAAGACAGCAGGCAAGAATTTCAGAAGGAGTGAAAAGTGGAGAACTTACAAGAAGAGAAGCTAGAAACCTGAGACAAGACCAAAGAGATGTCAAGCAAATGAAAAAACTGGCCAAAGCAGATGGCAAAGTAACCTGTGGAGAGAGGGCTGTAATCAGAAGTGAGCAACGTCAGGCAAACCGTGAGATATATAGAAAGAAACACAACGGAAGAGATAGAAACTGATCACTGCTGTGTTGTTGGATAAATAAAAAAGGGAGCTTATCAGGCTCCCTTTTATATATGTCTTATGCACAAGCAATTTTATCAACTCGCTTTTGGTGTCTTCCACCTTCAAACTCAGTTGTCAGGAAAGTATCCACAAACTTTTTCGCATCATCCAGAGAAATAAACCTAGCAGGCAATGCCAATACGTTAGCGTTGTTGTGCTGACGGCAAAGTGCCGCGATTTCGTTCTCCCAGCAAAGCGCAGCTCTGATACCTTGGTGCTTGTTGGCAACGATTGATACACCAACCCCGCTTCCACAGATTATAACACCTCTTTCATACTCACCAGCCTCGATCGCATCAGCCAGCGGGTGAACATAATCAGGGTAGTCACAAGACTCAGCAGAGAAAGGACCGAAGTCTTTTACCTCATGTCCATTTTCCTCTAAATACTTTACAAGTTCTTCTTTGTACTCATAACCAGCGTGGTCGCCACCAATCGCGATTTTCATAACGATGTCGTTTATTTATCCAAACCTAAATTTTCAATTAAAAGGACAATTCCTTTTGATGCTGCAAATATAAGGAAAACCCTAGTATGGTCTTACTGATTGCAGAAAAGTTGATCGAACACTTTATCCAGTTCCTTTTGTGCTACTTTCTGGCTGAAATGCGCGAGGGCTACTTCTTGCCCTTTTTTTCCTATCGTACTAGCCCGCTCTTTATCCGTGAGTGCTGCTTGTATAGCATCTGCAATCTCTTGAGCTTGTGCCCCCGGCTGTACCATAAAGGCATTCTCCCCATTTTTCAAGTAGTAGGTGTTGTCGCCAAGTGCAGCACATAGGATTGGCCTGCCCGTAGCCAAGTACTCACTCAGCTTGGTGGAGAAACCAGTACTACTCCATTCATCGTCTTTTCGGATACCGATCAACAGGTTTGCTTTGGCTAGCTTTCCTTTTAGTTCAGCAAAAGGAGTAAAACCAAGCATCTTGACCTGCTCGTCCAGCCCATTGGACTTGATAAGTTGGTTGATAGATTCCATATAGGCAGGGTTCCTTTTGTTGTAGCCGATCATATGGTAATTGACAAGCAAGTTACGGTCCTTCAGAATACGGATCGCTTTGATCACCTCTTCAACTTCGTCGAACCCATAAAAGCCACCCGAATACATTAGCAGCGGAATATCATGGTTGTTGTCATCATTTGTACAGTCCCAATACTCAGGTTTAATGATGGTTGGGATCAATGTGATGGGCACCTTTCCTTGAGTCAGCTGAGCGTATTTTTCCTTTAGGTAATTGGAGATTACAATCAAGTGATCGGCTTGTTTGGTCAGGCGGTTATCCGCAAAGCTTTGGTTGGCATAGATTAGTTTCCGCTTCAGCCCTGATCCTTTTACACGTTCATCTTCATAGGAGTGAACCGTCTTGATAGACAGTTGATGAGCCAGCCTGCTGAGTGGGTAGATCAAGTGCGCAGCAGAATGGTTAAACCAGAGGATATCAATAGGCTCTTCCGCATGCAATGCCTTGATACGGTCACGCATCAGGAAGACAGCACTAAGCTTTTTGGTGAAGAATTTATATCCTTCAGGTTTTTTTGTAGTACCAATAATATATTCAAAAGGAGCGCCATCAATATCACCAGTCAGTTGAAGCATATCGGGAGAAACACTGCCATGGCTATGTTCAAGTAGGAGTCTTACCTTGTGTCCCATTCCCCTCAAGGCCGCCACCAGTGTTTTCAGACGGGTAGTATTGCCGCCACCTTCAGGCAGGTCAGCAGCCGTAGCGAATACAATGTTCAGTTTCTTTGTCATGTTAGTTGTTTCGACTTCAGGTCGACAGGCATGAGATGTTAGAAATTCTTAAAGTCTTATGTCTAGCGTCTTACCTCTCAAGTCTTATCTCTTTTTTATTACTTTTGCTAATAAGTTATGTATCAGTAAATGAGTGACTTATCCTATTGTGTGTGGATACGGTGTGGACAAATCACATATTATGTATCACAGATATGCGCAAATTAACTTGTTGGAAGCCCGTCTAAAAGCAGATACAAAGAAAATTCAATTATATGCCGTGATGGTTCATGCTGGGTAACAAGACTATGCCAGTCTATGTGTCTGACAATATATATAATATTTCTTGGACATAAGGGTGGTAGTAGTCTAGCATATATGGGGTAGCGCTAAATGGGAGACAAATAGGAGAAAGATACCAGTTAGGCTAGCTTATGTATTTTGGTGATGTGTTGGACAATTACAATGTTGGTCAGTGGAGGAGGGGAAGAACCTGCTGCTCCTTCAGGCCGGTGTACTGGCAGAACTCCGTAATGGTGACGAGTTGCTTTGGCTCCTTGCCGTACTCCTTGCGGATATCGGAGAGGATGCGGCGGGCGGTGCGTTCGCTTTTGCCGGTCAGGAGCTGGATGTCCTTGGGGTAGATGCAGATTCTTTTCATTCTTGAGGGTCAGGTTAACATTGATTACAAGATAAGGATCAGGGAGGTGAGTCGGGAGGACAATGGCGGTAATTTCCTGCCATAACGGTCAGGGTGGTCGGTGGGGTTTGGAGTTGTGGTGGCTGGTGGGGTATTATCGGGGAAAGGCTCCCAAAGGTGATGCCTTCTTTCAACCAGTGTTTAACCTAATTACGATAACAGCCTATGGCAACGGTACAGAACCCGATTATCGGCAGGGCAAGCGGCACAATGGCCAATGCAGTGTTTTCCACCTGGAAGGGCATCAATGTGCTCAAGTCCAAGCCGCTTTCCAACAACTCCAACACAGATGCGCAGCAGAAACAGCGTGGCTTCTTCAAGACGGTGGTCTCGATGCTGAAGTATTTTTCTCAGGCGGCAAGGGTTGGTTTTTATGAAAGGGCGCAGGGTACTTCCTACACACCTTGGAACCTGTTTGTGAAGGGCAATACGGCGGCGTTCACTTGGGATGAGGCCAACGGGACGGTGGTGCTGGATGCAACGAAGTTTACGGTAAGTGATCCGGCGGGTAATGTGCTGGACACGACAGGTGGAACAGCCACTGGTGACTATACCAACATTACGCTGAACTTCCCTGCCAATGCAAATGCCAACTACCATATCCTGATGCTGAACCAGAACAGCTACACGCCTGAGGGGGTTGTGGTGCACGAAGGGCAGTTGGATGCCACAGGGCAGGCGGTGATTCCGAGGAACTGGGATGATTCGGATGAGTATGATGTATTCTACTTTTTGGATGATGGGGTGAATGTGAGCCGCAGTGCGGGTTTCTTGATTTCGTAACAGTTTTTTGCTTGCATGGATATATGAATGGGCAGGACCACAGGCTTCGGGAGGGGCTTGTGGTTTTTGTTTAGGGATTAAATATGCTACTTTTTTGAAATTGTAATAGAACTAATACCAATTGGTTAATGTTTACAAAACGAAAATTGGTAACATTTTAAGCAGTAGTATCCATTTGGTCAAAAACCTTTTTTTAGTCTTCTAATGTTTCAAAAAGCATGAAGCTGATGACTCACTGCTGATAGACCCGTCTAAAACACCCTCTGTGGAAATATTTGTTTCATATCCCACTCACTTGAACATAATTTGAGATAAACTATGAAGAAAATAAAGCTACTACCTATGGTAAGTGCCATAGGGGTTATGGCATTCCATTTACTTTTTGTTGCCTGTAACCAATCCAAAGACAATGAAAACAAGGATGAAGCTACTCAAGTGGATAAAGGTACTACGGTGAGTGTTACGAAAGAGAACTTTGCCTTTGCTATGGCTGACCTGGCTATGCAGAAGGAGTTTGTACAGGGAGCTGATAATACATGGAATCACCATCGAAAGCCTATGCCGCTAAATGAACAACCTGCTCCGCTGATGAATCGGGATACGGATTATTCCTTTGCCATACTGGATGGTGGTGGTGATGTGGCGATTACCTTGCCGGAGACAGATGGGCGTTATATGTCCTTGCATATAGTAAACCATGACCATGTAACTGTGAAGGTGTTTTATGGTCCGGGCAGGTATGTGATTCCTTCTTCTGAAACGACGGATTTCTATTGGGCAAATGTACGAATACAGGTCAACCCGAATGATCCAGCGGATATTAAGAAGGTAAATGGGTATCAGGACCAGCTACAGTTAGAATTTTTGAATGGGTACCAACCCAAGTCATTTAAGGTGACTGACTGGAATATGGAGGAATTCAAGAAGGTACTTCAGCACTATGTGGAGATTGCAGGGAAAGAAGGGGTACGTGGAACGATGGGAACAGTGGACAATCCGGTTTCGCTGGAAGACCGTAATAGGGGTGTCTCCATTGCGACAGGGCTACTTCCTGACAAGGATGCTGTTTACCTGACTGAGAAGTATGAGGTGGAAAAGGGAATAGCCTATAAGGCTACCTATCAGGTGCCTGATATGAAAGACCCCAAGCTTGGCTTTTACTCTGTGACCATCTATGGGGACGACCAGTACCTAAAGACTGATAAAGGTTCGACCATCAGCAATACCGAAATCAAGCTGAACCCTGACGGTAAGACCTTTGACCTCTATTATATACTTGAAGACCAGTTTGACCAGTCAAAGCACCAAAATAAGCTGCTGGTACCTACCCAACCTTTCTGGATTTGTTTCAGGGTTTATATGCCTGGGGAGCCGGTAGTGAATGGGGACTATAAGTTGCCGAAAATTGAGGTGGCCCAATGATACAATGACACTTTTCATCTTGAGATAAAAAGGCAATGAATGAATAAGGTAGGACCACAGGCTTCGGGAGGGGCTTGTGGTTTTTTTTGTTCAATATACTTTGTCCTTACCATTGGAAACTTACGTTGTTTGGAAG
This portion of the Limibacter armeniacum genome encodes:
- a CDS encoding DUF6266 family protein, with the translated sequence MANAVFSTWKGINVLKSKPLSNNSNTDAQQKQRGFFKTVVSMLKYFSQAARVGFYERAQGTSYTPWNLFVKGNTAAFTWDEANGTVVLDATKFTVSDPAGNVLDTTGGTATGDYTNITLNFPANANANYHILMLNQNSYTPEGVVVHEGQLDATGQAVIPRNWDDSDEYDVFYFLDDGVNVSRSAGFLIS
- the rpiB gene encoding ribose 5-phosphate isomerase B, which produces MVMKIAIGGDHAGYEYKEELVKYLEENGHEVKDFGPFSAESCDYPDYVHPLADAIEAGEYERGVIICGSGVGVSIVANKHQGIRAALCWENEIAALCRQHNNANVLALPARFISLDDAKKFVDTFLTTEFEGGRHQKRVDKIACA
- a CDS encoding glycosyltransferase family 4 protein, coding for MTKKLNIVFATAADLPEGGGNTTRLKTLVAALRGMGHKVRLLLEHSHGSVSPDMLQLTGDIDGAPFEYIIGTTKKPEGYKFFTKKLSAVFLMRDRIKALHAEEPIDILWFNHSAAHLIYPLSRLAHQLSIKTVHSYEDERVKGSGLKRKLIYANQSFADNRLTKQADHLIVISNYLKEKYAQLTQGKVPITLIPTIIKPEYWDCTNDDNNHDIPLLMYSGGFYGFDEVEEVIKAIRILKDRNLLVNYHMIGYNKRNPAYMESINQLIKSNGLDEQVKMLGFTPFAELKGKLAKANLLIGIRKDDEWSSTGFSTKLSEYLATGRPILCAALGDNTYYLKNGENAFMVQPGAQAQEIADAIQAALTDKERASTIGKKGQEVALAHFSQKVAQKELDKVFDQLFCNQ
- a CDS encoding DUF1254 domain-containing protein: MKKIKLLPMVSAIGVMAFHLLFVACNQSKDNENKDEATQVDKGTTVSVTKENFAFAMADLAMQKEFVQGADNTWNHHRKPMPLNEQPAPLMNRDTDYSFAILDGGGDVAITLPETDGRYMSLHIVNHDHVTVKVFYGPGRYVIPSSETTDFYWANVRIQVNPNDPADIKKVNGYQDQLQLEFLNGYQPKSFKVTDWNMEEFKKVLQHYVEIAGKEGVRGTMGTVDNPVSLEDRNRGVSIATGLLPDKDAVYLTEKYEVEKGIAYKATYQVPDMKDPKLGFYSVTIYGDDQYLKTDKGSTISNTEIKLNPDGKTFDLYYILEDQFDQSKHQNKLLVPTQPFWICFRVYMPGEPVVNGDYKLPKIEVAQ
- a CDS encoding WD40/YVTN/BNR-like repeat-containing protein; amino-acid sequence: MKYLYFILGLGFLTACNNSNTTTEQATDTPLLTWEKHQLPTNASFRGIHAYSDKVIWLSGSNGTFVHTADGGLNWEVDSIADTEKLDFRDIEVLNDTTVIVISAGSPGRVYKTTDAGKNWTRTYNNESPAVFFDGMDFWDKDRGIAFSDPIDGKLFMIQTNDGGNNWSEIEGPVVAEGEAGFAASGSGIIAQNDSCVWIGTGGAKARVFYSSDKGSNWTAYDTPMLQGNGPQGIYGMDFKDSMNGIAIGGNFQDSVANNQSLVITEDGGKTWSILKENATAGYKSSVKYVPNSDIVVAVSRYGTDISENGGKAWKNTDKESYYAISFPKNSQTGWACGSNGRIAKVIISQ
- the murA gene encoding UDP-N-acetylglucosamine 1-carboxyvinyltransferase yields the protein MESRAFVVEGGRKLSGEIVPQGAKNEALQILCAVLLTEEKVTIHNIPNILDVMKLIEILGDLGVQVTKLGEGSYEFIADNVNIEYLESPEFNQKAAKLRGSIMVLGPLLARYGYAKVPKPGGDKIGRRRLDTHFLGFTKLGASFEYDENDAFYKIDASSLEGKYILLDEPSVTGTANVIMAAVMAKGVTTIYNAACEPYIQQLCRMLNRMGANIEGAGSNLLKVEGVERLGGTTHTMLPDMIEIGSFIGMAAMTGSELTIKDCRLDQLGQIPATFQKLGIQMEFRGDDIYIPAQENYKIDRFIDGSILNIADGPWPMFTPDLLSIILVSAIKAKGTVLVHQKMFESRLFFVDKLIDMGAQIILSDPHRATVIGSNNERPLRGISMTSPDIRAGVALLIAAMAAEGESTIYNIEQIDRGYQFIDQRLNALGANIRRV